Below is a genomic region from Syntrophorhabdaceae bacterium.
TTAAATTTTCTTAAAGACCAGGCTGTTCTAAAGGAGACAATATGACCCTTATACCTATGGTAATAGAAAGGGATGGTAGAGGCGAAAGAGCCTATGATATCTACTCCAGGCTCCTAAAGGAGAGAATAATCTTTTTAGGCTCAGCAATAGATGATAATGTGGCAAATATAGTCATTGCCCAGTTGTTATTCCTTGAATCAGAAGATCCATCTAAAGACGTTTATCTATATATAAACAGCCCCGGCGGCATAATCACCAGTGGTCTTGCCATCTATGATACCATGCAGTATATAAAACCACCGGTAGTAACCATGTGCATTGGTCAGGCAGCAAGCATGGGTGCAGTCTTGCTTGCCGGTGGGGCAAAGGGAAAGAGATTTGCACTGCCCCATTCAAGGATACTTATCCATCAGCCTTTAGGTGGTGTTCAGGGTCAGGCAACAGATATAAACATTCAGGCTAAGGAGATCTTGCGGATGCGCCAGGAAATAAACAATATATTTACCAAACATACTGGC
It encodes:
- the clpP gene encoding ATP-dependent Clp endopeptidase proteolytic subunit ClpP — encoded protein: MTLIPMVIERDGRGERAYDIYSRLLKERIIFLGSAIDDNVANIVIAQLLFLESEDPSKDVYLYINSPGGIITSGLAIYDTMQYIKPPVVTMCIGQAASMGAVLLAGGAKGKRFALPHSRILIHQPLGGVQGQATDINIQAKEILRMRQEINNIFTKHTGQSPERIEADTERDFYMTAQQALEYGIIDEIVEKRLIND